In the Acomys russatus chromosome 11, mAcoRus1.1, whole genome shotgun sequence genome, one interval contains:
- the Prr3 gene encoding proline-rich protein 3 isoform X3 yields the protein MPKRKKQNQQQPPSPQQQQQHPSLCERNEPGDEEGERPIGPPSLLGPPPMANGKPRDPKSGHGGPFRDSFHKEPRNPRRLKSWSLVRSTCPPMDGPQGMEDKSDRPVCRHFSKKGHCRYEDFCAFYHPGVNGPPL from the exons ATGCCGAAACGAAAGAAGCAGAATCAGCAGCAGCCGCCGtcgccgcagcagcagcagcagcatccttcgCTGTGCGAGCGGAACGAGCCTGGAGACGAGGAGGGCGAGCGTCCCATTG GACCACCCAGCCTTCTGGGCCCTCCCCCCATGGCTAATGGGAAGCCGCGGGATCCCAAGTCAG GCCATGGGGGTCCCTTTAGGGACAGCTTTCACAAAGAGCCAAGAAATCCACGAAGGCTCAAAAGCTGGTCTCTTGTCAGGAGCACCTGCCCACCTATGGACGGCCCCCAGGGGATGGAAG ACAAGTCCGACCGCCCTGTCTGCCGACATTTTTCCAAAAAGGGCCACTGTCGATACGAAGACTTTTGTGCCTTCTACCATCCAGGCGTCAATGGACCTCCTCTGTGA
- the Prr3 gene encoding proline-rich protein 3 isoform X4: MPKRKKQNQQQPPSPQQQQQHPSLCERNEPGDEEGERPIGPPSLLGPPPMANGKPRDPKSDKSDRPVCRHFSKKGHCRYEDFCAFYHPGVNGPPL, translated from the exons ATGCCGAAACGAAAGAAGCAGAATCAGCAGCAGCCGCCGtcgccgcagcagcagcagcagcatccttcgCTGTGCGAGCGGAACGAGCCTGGAGACGAGGAGGGCGAGCGTCCCATTG GACCACCCAGCCTTCTGGGCCCTCCCCCCATGGCTAATGGGAAGCCGCGGGATCCCAAGTCAG ACAAGTCCGACCGCCCTGTCTGCCGACATTTTTCCAAAAAGGGCCACTGTCGATACGAAGACTTTTGTGCCTTCTACCATCCAGGCGTCAATGGACCTCCTCTGTGA
- the Prr3 gene encoding proline-rich protein 3 isoform X2, whose amino-acid sequence MANGKPRDPKSALHRGPPGSQGPMIPPLLSLPPPPRGRGHIRGGLGPRSIPYGRGWWGVNTVPPFPGPGHGGPFRDSFHKEPRNPRRLKSWSLVRSTCPPMDGPQGMEDKSDRPVCRHFSKKGHCRYEDFCAFYHPGVNGPPL is encoded by the exons ATGGCTAATGGGAAGCCGCGGGATCCCAAGTCAG CTCTTCACAGGGGTCCTCCAGGATCGCAGGGACCAATGATCCCACCACTGCTGagtctcccacctcctccccggGGCAGAGGCCACATCCGGGGAGGCCTTGGTCCTAGATCTATCCCGTACGGTCGTGGTTGGTGGGGTGTCAATACTGTACCTCCTTTTCCTGGGCCAGGCCATGGGGGTCCCTTTAGGGACAGCTTTCACAAAGAGCCAAGAAATCCACGAAGGCTCAAAAGCTGGTCTCTTGTCAGGAGCACCTGCCCACCTATGGACGGCCCCCAGGGGATGGAAG ACAAGTCCGACCGCCCTGTCTGCCGACATTTTTCCAAAAAGGGCCACTGTCGATACGAAGACTTTTGTGCCTTCTACCATCCAGGCGTCAATGGACCTCCTCTGTGA
- the Prr3 gene encoding proline-rich protein 3 isoform X1: MPKRKKQNQQQPPSPQQQQQHPSLCERNEPGDEEGERPIGPPSLLGPPPMANGKPRDPKSALHRGPPGSQGPMIPPLLSLPPPPRGRGHIRGGLGPRSIPYGRGWWGVNTVPPFPGPGHGGPFRDSFHKEPRNPRRLKSWSLVRSTCPPMDGPQGMEDKSDRPVCRHFSKKGHCRYEDFCAFYHPGVNGPPL; encoded by the exons ATGCCGAAACGAAAGAAGCAGAATCAGCAGCAGCCGCCGtcgccgcagcagcagcagcagcatccttcgCTGTGCGAGCGGAACGAGCCTGGAGACGAGGAGGGCGAGCGTCCCATTG GACCACCCAGCCTTCTGGGCCCTCCCCCCATGGCTAATGGGAAGCCGCGGGATCCCAAGTCAG CTCTTCACAGGGGTCCTCCAGGATCGCAGGGACCAATGATCCCACCACTGCTGagtctcccacctcctccccggGGCAGAGGCCACATCCGGGGAGGCCTTGGTCCTAGATCTATCCCGTACGGTCGTGGTTGGTGGGGTGTCAATACTGTACCTCCTTTTCCTGGGCCAGGCCATGGGGGTCCCTTTAGGGACAGCTTTCACAAAGAGCCAAGAAATCCACGAAGGCTCAAAAGCTGGTCTCTTGTCAGGAGCACCTGCCCACCTATGGACGGCCCCCAGGGGATGGAAG ACAAGTCCGACCGCCCTGTCTGCCGACATTTTTCCAAAAAGGGCCACTGTCGATACGAAGACTTTTGTGCCTTCTACCATCCAGGCGTCAATGGACCTCCTCTGTGA
- the Prr3 gene encoding proline-rich protein 3 isoform X5, translating to MANGKPRDPKSGHGGPFRDSFHKEPRNPRRLKSWSLVRSTCPPMDGPQGMEDKSDRPVCRHFSKKGHCRYEDFCAFYHPGVNGPPL from the exons ATGGCTAATGGGAAGCCGCGGGATCCCAAGTCAG GCCATGGGGGTCCCTTTAGGGACAGCTTTCACAAAGAGCCAAGAAATCCACGAAGGCTCAAAAGCTGGTCTCTTGTCAGGAGCACCTGCCCACCTATGGACGGCCCCCAGGGGATGGAAG ACAAGTCCGACCGCCCTGTCTGCCGACATTTTTCCAAAAAGGGCCACTGTCGATACGAAGACTTTTGTGCCTTCTACCATCCAGGCGTCAATGGACCTCCTCTGTGA